The following coding sequences are from one Triticum dicoccoides isolate Atlit2015 ecotype Zavitan chromosome 4A, WEW_v2.0, whole genome shotgun sequence window:
- the LOC119284859 gene encoding probable protein phosphatase 2C 29, producing the protein MSTPGHPPGRLSHSRSTGHSLGLLLRSSFTPPHPTVDRGACRGMRGSRWCCCCFGRGGGGGAGRSGSVGDDGLVWDVGLKAHASGEYSVAVAQANEALEDQAQVLVSPAATLVGVYDGHGGPDAARFVNARLFSLIQEFASQSGGISAQVIKRAFGATEEEFMGMVERSWPSQPRLLSVGSCCLVGAIEGGTLHVANLGDSRAVLGRLASAGGKKRRAVVAERLSRDHNVADEEVRREVAEAHPDDPHIVMSSHGVWRIKGIIQVSRSIGDAYLKRPDLCTPAVMQSLCPFPLRRPVMSAVPSVTSRRLRPGDQFIIFASDGLWEQLSDEAAVGIVSRSPRKGVAMRLVRAAQLEAARKKDIKYESIAAIEKGRRRRFHDDITVVVLFLDTPQPTAGAGGIDGTRAPVDVFSLGPDDHGDDPTRPVLR; encoded by the exons ATGAGTACACCGGGCCACCCGCCCGGCCGCTTGTCACACTCGCGCTCCACAGGACActccctcggcctcctcctccgcaGCTCTTTCACACCACCCCATCCCACGGTCGACCGAGGTGCGTGCAGAGGCATGAGGGGCTCGCGGTggtgctgctgctgcttcggccggggcggcggcggcggggccgggcgGTCGGGGAGCGTGGGCGACGACGGGCTGGTGTGGGACGTGGGCCTCAAGGCGCACGCCTCCGGCGAGTACTCCGTCGCCGTGGCCCAGGCCAACGAGGCGCTCGAGGACCAGGCGCAGGTGCTCGTCTCCCCCGCCGCCACGCTCGTCGGCGTCTACGACGGCCACGgcggccccgacgccgcccgcttcGTCAACGCGCGCCTCTTCTCCCTCATCCAAG AGTTCGCGTCCCAGAGCGGGGGCATCTCGGCGCAGGTGATCAAGAGGGCCTTCGGCGCCACGGAGGAGGAGTTCATGGGCATGGTGGAGAGGTCGTGGCCGTCGCAGCCGCGGCTCCTGTCCGTCGGCTCCTGCTGCCTGGTGGGCGCCATCGAGGGCGGCACGCTCCACGTCGCCAACCTCGGCGACTCGCGCGCCGTGCTGGGCCGCCTCGCCAGCGCGGGCGGGAAGAAGCGGagggcggtggtggcggagcggcTGTCGCGGGACCACAACGTGGCCGACGAGGAGGTGCGgcgggaggtggcggaggcacaccCGGACGACCCGCACATCGTGATGAGCAGCCACGGCGTGTGGCGGATCAAGGGGATCATCCAGGTGTCCCGCTCCATCGGGGACGCCTACCTGAAGCGGCCCGACCTGTGCACCCCGGCGGTGATGCAGTCGCTCTGCCCGTTCCCGCTGCGCCGCCCGGTGATGAGCGCCGTGCCGTCGGTCACGTCCCGCAGGCTGCGCCCGGGCGACCAGTTCATCATCTTCGCGTCCGACGGGCTGTGGGAGCAGCTTAGCGACGAGGCCGCCGTGGGCATCGTGTCACGCAGCCCGAGGAAGGGCGTGGCGATGCGGCTGGTGCGCGCCGCGCAGCTGGAGGCGGCCAGGAAGAAGGACATCAAGTACGAGAGCATCGCGGCCATCGAGAAGGGCCGGAGAAGGCGCTTCCACGACGACATCACCGTCGTCGTGCTCTTCCTCGACACGCCGCAGCCGACAGCCGGCGCCGGCGGGATCGACGGCACGCGCGCGCCCGTCGACGTGTTCTCGCTCGGCCCCGACGACCACGGGGACGACCCGACCAGGCCCGTGCTGCGCTGA
- the LOC119284860 gene encoding protein RBL-like, protein MNVPIVDPLQGDFPETIEEFLQHGNMKCIAFNRRGTLLAAGCANGSCVIWDFETRGLAREFRDKDCTAPITSVSWSKYGHRLLASATDKSLTLWNVVTGEKIARITLQQTPLHARLHPGSSIPSVCLACPLSSAPILVDLNTGSTIVLPVSASDSGNVPLPNSRKFSDGSPPFTPTAATFDKNGELIYVGNSKGEILIVDSKGIQVLGLIPIPGGTVVKDIVFSRDGQYLLTNSNDRVIRVYENILPINGSGKEIEKIITNNNNDYESKYEKLKANGARCLVLSCEVSDAIAKVQWKAPCFSGDAEWIVGASASKGEHRLHIWDRAGRLIKILEGPKEALIDLAWHPFDPTIASVSVAGLTYIWAKEHVENWSAFAPDFIELEENEEYVEREDEFDINAYAERVEELMIDQDAEIDVETCEKNSPFSDFEDSADEIIYLPAIPSPDAPDEQPDKCLVSSSKLEDSNHSGSPPSSMDAVQNGLAIPPASSPLEVVDNSMAEEPSAEAANAKRKRRLSAKGLEMQQAEKVKKPPIKMSSNGKPSKPKSKPVVEPVNGNSSAKIKQQVPEPVNGNSSAADIDDEATEDDEM, encoded by the exons ATGAATGTGCCCATAGTCG ATCCGTTGCAAGGGGATTTTCCTGAGACTATTGAGGAATTCTTGCAGCATGGGAATATGAAATGCATTGCGTTTAACCGCAGGGGAACTCTCCTTGCAG CTGGATGTGCAAATGGTAGCTGTGTTATCTGGGACTTTGAAACAAGGGGACTTGCAAGAGAATTTCGTGATAAAGATTGtactgcacctataaccagtgtcaGCTGGTCTAAGTATGGTCACCGTTTGCTTGCCTCTGCTACTGATAAGTCGCTGACACTTTGGAATGTGGTAACTGGGGAAAAGATTGCCCGCATAACTCTTCAGCAGACTCCATTGCATGCCCGTCTTCATCCTGGTTCATCCATCCCATCTGTATGCTTAGCATGTCCTCTCTCTTCTGCACCTATTCTTGTTGATTTGAATACTGGAAGTACCATAGTCCTTCCAGTTTCTGCATCTGACAGTGGTAATGTCCCTTTACCTAATTCACGTAAATTTTCGGATGGTTCTCCTCCTTTTACACCAACTGCTGCAACGTTTGATAAGAATGGAGAGCTGATATATGTGGGCAATTCCAAGGGAGAGATATTAATTGTAGATTCAAAAGGCATCCAAGTACTTGGGTTAATTCCCATCCCAGGTGGAACAGTTGTTaaggacattgttttcagcagagatggccaatatctgCTAACGAACTCTAATGATCGTGTCATTAGAGTCTATGAGAATATTCTGCCCATTAATGGTTCTGGGAAGGAGATTGAAAAAATAATCACCAACAACAATAATGACTATGAAAGCAAGTATGAGAAGCTAAAAGCAAATGGTGCACGCTGCTTAGTTCTTTCTTGCGAAGTCTCAGATGCCATTGCAAAGGTACAGTGGAAGGCACCATGCTTCAGTGGTGATGCTGAGTGGATTGTTGGTGCTTCTGCAAGCAAAGGAGAGCACAGATTGCACATATGGGACCGAGCAGGGCGTCTTATAAAGATCCTTGAAGGTCCAAAGGAAGCTCTCATTGATCTCGCTTGGCATCCATTTGATCCTACAATTGCTTCAGTGTCTGTGGCAGGCTTAACATACATTTGGGCAAAGGAACATGTAGAGAATTGGAGTGCATTTGCTCCTGATTTTATAGAACTAGAAGAAAACGAGGAATATGTTGAACGAGAGGATGAGTTCGACATAAATGCATATGCAGAAAGG GTTGAAGAACTGATGATAGATCAAGATGCAGAGATTGATGTTGAAACATGTGAGAAGAACTCACCATTCAGTGATTTTGAGGACTCAGCAGACGAGATCATCTACTTGCCTGCTATTCCTTCCCCAGATGCTCCTGATGAGCAGCCAGACAAGTGCCTAGTAAGCTCATCAAAATTGGAGGACAGCAATCATTCTGGTTCCCCCCCATCCTCAATGGATGCTGTACAGAATGGTCTAGCCATTCCTCCCGCATCTAGTCCATTGGAAG TTGTTGACAATTCCATGGCCGAAGAGCCATCAGCAGAAGCGGCAAACGCGAAGCGGAAGAGGAGGCTTTCAGCCAAGGGGCTGGAGATGCAGCAGGCTGAGAAGGTGAAGAAACCACCAATAAAGATGTCGTCCAACGGCAAGCCGTCGAAGCCCAAGAGCAAGCCGGTGGTGGAACCCGTCAACGGCAACAGCTCGGCCAAGATCAAGCAGCAGGTGCCGGAACCTGTCAACGGAAACAGCTCGGCTGCCGACATTGACGACGAAGCGACCGAGGACGACGAGATGTAA